TACACATATTATTTCCGCGATGAGAATTTGACTCAGGAAGAGAAAGATCTTGTTACGTTTGCCGAACAAGTCCGTCAAGAAGATGTGGAACTTGTAGAGCTGGAACAAATCGGTTTCCGCTCCCGTGCCTTTAACAAAGGTAGATATTCTTCTTCGGAAAAAGCAATTGTTCAATTTCATGAAATGGTATTGGAGGCCCTAAATGAGTAAATTAGCGAATCAATTTAAATCGATGAAACAATATTTGATGATCAATGGCGAAAAAGTCGAAACGGAAAGCTATGCCCCGCTATATTCCCCTTTTTCCGGGGAAGAAATCGCCCAAATTGCCATGGCGGATAAAGAGCTGACCGAAAAGGCGATTGCAGCCGCCTACAATGCGCGCGAAGTCATGGCAAAAATGCCAGCATATCAAAGGGCGGATATATTGGAGAAGGCTGTCGCGTTATTAATGGAGAATGCCGAAGAAGCGGCAGAAATCATTTCCCGTGAATCAGCCAAACCGATCATGTTCGCAAAAGCGGAAGTTGGAAGGACCATCGAAACGTATAAGTTCTCGGCTGAAGAGGCTAAAAGGATTCACGGTGAAACAATTCCTTTTGATGCAGCCATAGGCGGTGTTGGCCGAATTGGTTACACGTTAAGAGAACCGATCGGGGTCATTGGTGCCATCACTCCATTTAACTTCCCGATGAATTTAGTGGCGCATAAAGTCGGACCGGCAATAGCTGCAGGGAACACCATTGTTTTGAAGCCTGCTTCGCAAACTCCGCTGTCCGCACTTTTCATCGCAGAAATTTTTGAAAAAGCGGGTCTGCCGGCTGGCGTATTAAATGTAGTGACAGGACCGGGTAGCACTGTCGGAGAAGCGATTGTAGAAAACGATCGGGTAAGCATGATCACATTCACAGGCAGCCCAAGCGTTGGAATCGGAATCCGCAACAAAGCGGGTCTGAAAAAGACCACACTTGAACTTGGCTCGAACTCGGCCTTAATCATTGATAAAGATATAGATATCGATAAAATTATCGAACGCTGCATCATGGGTGCCTTCTCCAATCAGGGGC
This sequence is a window from Brevibacillus sp. JNUCC-41. Protein-coding genes within it:
- a CDS encoding aldehyde dehydrogenase family protein; translated protein: MSKLANQFKSMKQYLMINGEKVETESYAPLYSPFSGEEIAQIAMADKELTEKAIAAAYNAREVMAKMPAYQRADILEKAVALLMENAEEAAEIISRESAKPIMFAKAEVGRTIETYKFSAEEAKRIHGETIPFDAAIGGVGRIGYTLREPIGVIGAITPFNFPMNLVAHKVGPAIAAGNTIVLKPASQTPLSALFIAEIFEKAGLPAGVLNVVTGPGSTVGEAIVENDRVSMITFTGSPSVGIGIRNKAGLKKTTLELGSNSALIIDKDIDIDKIIERCIMGAFSNQGQVCISLQRVYAHEEVYEEFVEKFTAAAKKLRIGDPLDPDTYISALISKGEAARVLGWIEETKGSRATIAAGGELRGDILEPTIITDADHTLKVSCQEAFAPVVIVNKVGSVKEAIDQVNDSRFGLQAGIYTNNVKNALYASRELHVGGVIINDVPTYRVDQMPYGGVKESGTGREGIKYAVEEMTEMKLVVWNQD